The Candidatus Thorarchaeota archaeon genome includes the window CTTGAGAACCGGTGTGCTCTGCACGCAGGAGTTCAAGGGCTGCGACACTACGTCGGGCCGAACACATCTCCTCCTCGGCGCCACCAATGGCAGTACTCGTGGACGGCTGCCGCAGAGAGCGAATGAGGACATGGGACTCTCGCAGGTGCATTAGGGGAGGAACAAAAGAGCGGAATCCTTTTCGTTTGTATCTGTGCATCAGTATCCATGCCATTTGTAGAGACCAATGGAGTGCGGACATACTACGAGCTCGAGGGAGCTGGTCCTCCGATTGTCTTCATTCACGGGGCGGCATGTGACCGGGACATGTGGCGTCCACAGGTGGAGTACTTTGCAGACAAGTGCAGTGTGATCACATATGACCTGCGTGGACATGGCAAGTCTCAGGGCTCGGACGGCAGATACAGCTGCAGACTCTTTGCGGACGACTTGAATGCACTGCTACAGAGTCTCGATGTCAGGGAACCAGTAATCTGCGGCATCTCGTTGGGAGGTATGGTAGCTCAGGAATACACTGTGAGATATCAGCAGAATCTTCGTGGTCTAGTCCTTGCTGACACTGCAGTGTCAACCACACTGCGTTTCTCGGACAGAGTGCAGAAGGCATTGTTTCCGAAGAGGTTGGTCTTGTGGATGGTTAGGAACATGAGCAGGAAGAGGTATGCAGACTTCTCATTCCGGTTCTTCAAGATGGCCCCAAGTGTGCGTGAATACCTCGTAGAGAAGCAGCTTGCAATGAGTCAAGAAGAACTCCTGAAAGTGATTGAGGCGGCGTATGACTTTGAACTACTCGATTTGGCGTCTGTATCAGTGCCGAC containing:
- a CDS encoding alpha/beta hydrolase produces the protein MPFVETNGVRTYYELEGAGPPIVFIHGAACDRDMWRPQVEYFADKCSVITYDLRGHGKSQGSDGRYSCRLFADDLNALLQSLDVREPVICGISLGGMVAQEYTVRYQQNLRGLVLADTAVSTTLRFSDRVQKALFPKRLVLWMVRNMSRKRYADFSFRFFKMAPSVREYLVEKQLAMSQEELLKVIEAAYDFELLDLASVSVPTLVIIGENERKSVFPHAEKMLQLISNSRKVVIPGAGHASNLENPMGFNRALEKFLSELPSPRAT